The stretch of DNA CGAAGTTCTTTTCGGACTTCAGTCGTTTCAGCGTCTTCAGGGTTTCGGCAATTTTGGGGTTCTGCGTGGCCATCCCCTCATTATACCCTAAATCAGACTATTTTCCAAGGTCTAGGAGCTGCTTTTTCAGTTTTTCCATTTTTTGCTGCGTTTCCTCCATCTTCCCCTTTTCTTTCTTTATGATTTCTTCGGGCGCGTTTTGGACAAAGGCTTTATTGGAAAGTTTTTTCTCGAGTGAAGTGAGGTAGTTTTCGAGTTCGGTGAGCTCTTTGGCGAGTCGTTTCTTTTCCGCCTCAAAATCGATGAGGTCCGCGAGTGGAAGGAAAATTTCAATGTCGCCCACAAAGGAGCTGAGGGCTTTGTCGATTTTTTTGCCATTTTCGTAAATATCGAGCTGCCCAAGGTTGGCCAAGCGTTTAATGACTTCGGCTTTGTCTTGAATGAGCGCGGTGTCCTCATGCGCAATGATGATGGCGTGAATTTTTTTAGCCGCCTCCACTCCCCCCTCTGCCCGCAGCACGCGGATGCCGGCGATGGTGTCCATGATGCGACCCATTTCGTCCGCCTCGGAAGGAAAATCAAAAGCGGGATTGGGCTTGGGCCAGTCGGCCGTCATGAGCATGGAGCTGGGTTCACCTTCGGCCATTGCTTGCCAGATTGCTTCCGTCACAAAAGGCATGAAGGGATGCATGAGCGTGAGGCTGGTTGTGAGCACATGTTTGAGCACTGCCGGATTTTTGAGGACTTTGCTGATTTCCAAATACCAATCGCAATATTCCCCCCAAAAGAAGTCGTAGACGGTGAGTCCGGCCTCGGACAGTTGGTAGTTTTCGAGCTCCCTCGTCACTTTTTCAATGATTTCATTGAGGCGTGTGAGAATCCACTTGTCGGCACGGGAGAGTTTTTTGGGGTCGATTTCATCGGAAGAAAGGTCGAGGTCTGCCGAGGACATCATCACGAATCTGGATCCGTTCCAAATTTTATTCACAAAGTTGCGGTAGCCGGCGATTTTTTCCTCGTAAAGGCGCATGTCGTTTCCGGGCGTTCCGCCAATCACCAAACTGAGACGAATGGCATCCGTTCCGTATTTTTCAATCATGTCGAGCGGGTCGATGCAGGTTTCCGGGTTGGATTTGCTCATCTTTTTTCCACGAATGTCACGGATGAGGCCATGCAAATACACATCCTTAAAAGGAATGGATTTTTCTTCGGAGAAGCCGGTTTTGCGTAGAGCGTAAGTGGAGCCTATGATCATGCGGGCCACCCAGAAAAAGAGAATGTCGTAACCCGTTTCCAAACAGTTGCTGGGGGTGAAGCGCATGAGATCTGGCGTTTTTTCCGGCCAACCGAGCGTAGAAAAAGTCCAGAGTTGTGAGCTGAACCAGGTGTCCAGCGTGTCTTCGTCTTGAGTCCATTCGGCCCCGGGAGTTTCAGCTTGAACTCTTATTTCGTCGCCCTTGTACCAAACCGGAATACGGTGGCCCCACCAAATTTGGCGAGAGATGCACCAATCGCGGAGGTTATCGATCCAATGGAAATAAATTTTATCAAAACGGTCCGGCACAATGCGGATCATTCCACTGCGCACCGTGTCTTGAAGTACTTCTTTGATGCTGCATTGTTTACCTTTCCAGTCCACCACGGGCTTGTTCACATCTACAAACCATTGTTTCATGATTTGAGGCTCCACAATGCCTTTTCCACGGTAGCTCACGGCCACATTGTGTACATAATCTTCTTGAATGTTCACGAGCAAGCCCTTCTCTTTGAGTTTTTCTACGATCTTGGGGCGAGCTTTTTGAATGGGCATTCCGGCGAATTCTCCCGCAATGTCGAGGAGGCATCCGTCCAGACCAATCACCTGTTCTTTATCCAAGTTGTGGCGCTGGGCAATGTCGAAATCGGTGGCATCGTGCCAGGGTGTGATGGTCATTACTCCGGTTCCAAACTCAGGATCCACCGCTTCGTCCTTAATCACGGTCGCTTTCACGGGTCCGTTGATCCATTCCGCTTCGAAGGTATCGCCGTGTTTGTATTTTTTGTACCGTTTGTCGTCCGGGTGCATTACCACCACTTTGTCGCCAAACTTGGTTTCCGGGCGAGCGGTGGAGATTTGGAAAGGCCCATATTGAAAAGTATAAAACTGGACTTTTTCCTCCACATATTCCAGTTCGTCGTCCGCCACGGTGGTTTGCATTTTGGGGTCCCAATTCACAATGCGGCCTCCGCGGTAGATCAAACCGTCCTCATACATCATGCGGAAAAGTTCGTTCACGGCCGTGTTCATGTCCTCACTAAAAGTGTAGCGTTCACGGCTCCAGTCACAGCTGGTTCCCATTTTTCGAATCTGATTGCGGATGGTTCCCTTACTCACTTCCACAAATTTACGGATTTCTTCCAATAAACCTTCCCTTCCGAGCTCCTGGCGAGGATTTTTCATTCCACTTTCTTGAAGTTTTTTCTCCACCACACTTTGCGTGGCGATGGCGGCATGATCCGTTCCGGGCAGGTACAACGCCGCAAAACCTTGCATCCGTTTAAAACGCACCAAAATATCCTCAATGGCCAGCATGGTGGCGTGTCCAAGGTGCAGGGTTCCCGTGGCGTTGGGGGGCGGCATCATGATGGAGTATGGCGGTTTTTTTGGATCTGGATCCGGTGCAAAAGCGCCCGACTCTTCCCACATTTTGTAAAGAGCATCTTCGTGATCTTTGGCCGAATAGGTTTTTTCAATTTCTTTCATGGCTCTAAATAAACCACACCTGTAGACGAGAGACAAGAAAATAGTGTATAATGCAAGTGTATGGATCCATTTAAAAATCCAAAATCGGAGGCGGAAGAAAAACTCAGTAACCCTGAGGTGCTTGAGGCAACGGAGATGACGGATAGCGCTTTGGATGAGGAATCTGGATTGATTTCCGGAGAAGTGAGTGAAATCGCCAAAGATGGTGCTTCTGAAAATAAGGCTCACGGACAGGGCTCAAAGGGAGATGATGACACCTCCAATGTCCAAAAGGAGAAGAAACATTTGGAAGA from Candidatus Gracilibacteria bacterium encodes:
- a CDS encoding valine--tRNA ligase yields the protein MKEIEKTYSAKDHEDALYKMWEESGAFAPDPDPKKPPYSIMMPPPNATGTLHLGHATMLAIEDILVRFKRMQGFAALYLPGTDHAAIATQSVVEKKLQESGMKNPRQELGREGLLEEIRKFVEVSKGTIRNQIRKMGTSCDWSRERYTFSEDMNTAVNELFRMMYEDGLIYRGGRIVNWDPKMQTTVADDELEYVEEKVQFYTFQYGPFQISTARPETKFGDKVVVMHPDDKRYKKYKHGDTFEAEWINGPVKATVIKDEAVDPEFGTGVMTITPWHDATDFDIAQRHNLDKEQVIGLDGCLLDIAGEFAGMPIQKARPKIVEKLKEKGLLVNIQEDYVHNVAVSYRGKGIVEPQIMKQWFVDVNKPVVDWKGKQCSIKEVLQDTVRSGMIRIVPDRFDKIYFHWIDNLRDWCISRQIWWGHRIPVWYKGDEIRVQAETPGAEWTQDEDTLDTWFSSQLWTFSTLGWPEKTPDLMRFTPSNCLETGYDILFFWVARMIIGSTYALRKTGFSEEKSIPFKDVYLHGLIRDIRGKKMSKSNPETCIDPLDMIEKYGTDAIRLSLVIGGTPGNDMRLYEEKIAGYRNFVNKIWNGSRFVMMSSADLDLSSDEIDPKKLSRADKWILTRLNEIIEKVTRELENYQLSEAGLTVYDFFWGEYCDWYLEISKVLKNPAVLKHVLTTSLTLMHPFMPFVTEAIWQAMAEGEPSSMLMTADWPKPNPAFDFPSEADEMGRIMDTIAGIRVLRAEGGVEAAKKIHAIIIAHEDTALIQDKAEVIKRLANLGQLDIYENGKKIDKALSSFVGDIEIFLPLADLIDFEAEKKRLAKELTELENYLTSLEKKLSNKAFVQNAPEEIIKKEKGKMEETQQKMEKLKKQLLDLGK